From Acidovorax sp. FHTAMBA, one genomic window encodes:
- a CDS encoding cytochrome b/b6 domain-containing protein, translating into MQTTPSFDPVSATAQPATAKTPSRRVTDAPTRMFHWLFALCFVGAYATADGEHWRLVHVTLGYTMAGLLGFRVLYGVFGPRTSGLGLLWRKLAGAPAWLRTLFQARSISQVSQLNWRQGQNLLMALAVVLLLVLVVPITLSGYATYNDWGDMLGGDWIEEVHEFFGEAMLFVVLAHLALIAGMSVLRRKNQALPMLTGRVEGPGPNLVQKNRTWLAAALLLAVLAFGAWEWQQSPSGLMDAGTAIERSRDHDDD; encoded by the coding sequence ATGCAAACCACCCCCTCCTTCGACCCGGTCAGCGCCACAGCGCAGCCAGCGACTGCCAAAACGCCCAGTCGCCGGGTCACCGATGCGCCCACGCGCATGTTCCACTGGCTGTTTGCGCTCTGCTTTGTGGGGGCCTACGCCACCGCCGATGGCGAGCACTGGCGGCTGGTGCACGTCACGCTGGGCTACACCATGGCGGGCCTGCTGGGTTTTCGCGTGCTGTACGGCGTCTTCGGGCCGCGCACCTCGGGCCTGGGCCTGCTGTGGCGCAAGCTGGCCGGGGCGCCCGCTTGGCTGCGCACCCTGTTCCAAGCGCGCTCCATCAGCCAGGTGAGCCAGCTGAACTGGCGCCAGGGCCAAAACCTGCTGATGGCGCTGGCGGTGGTGCTGCTGCTGGTGCTGGTCGTTCCCATCACCTTGAGCGGCTATGCCACCTACAACGACTGGGGTGACATGTTGGGTGGCGACTGGATCGAAGAAGTGCACGAGTTCTTCGGAGAAGCCATGCTGTTTGTCGTGCTGGCCCATCTCGCCTTGATTGCTGGCATGAGCGTGCTGCGGCGCAAGAACCAGGCGCTGCCCATGCTGACCGGGCGCGTGGAAGGCCCCGGGCCGAACCTGGTGCAGAAAAACCGCACCTGGCTGGCGGCAGCGCTGCTGCTGGCGGTGCTGGCGTTTGGTGCCTGGGAATGGCAGCAATCGCCAAGCGGGTTGATGGACGCCGGCACAGCGATCGAACGCAGCCGAGACCACGATGACGACTGA
- a CDS encoding rubredoxin, with protein sequence MKIYMCVVCGWIYDEAAGLPEDGIAPGTLWANVPDDWRCPECNVGKADFVMCEV encoded by the coding sequence ATGAAAATCTACATGTGTGTGGTCTGCGGCTGGATCTACGACGAGGCTGCGGGCCTGCCGGAGGACGGCATAGCCCCAGGAACCTTGTGGGCCAACGTGCCCGACGACTGGCGCTGCCCCGAGTGCAATGTCGGCAAGGCCGACTTTGTAATGTGCGAGGTGTGA